The Streptomyces sp. NBC_01298 genome contains the following window.
CCACCTGTACGTCGGCCACCTGTACGTCGCCCACCGGGTCGGCGGCGCCCCGCCCGGGCTCGCGGATCCGAAGCACCAGGAGGGCGACGACGAAGCCGGGCAACGCCGCGATGAGGAACGGCGCCCGCCAGCTGTCGAACGCGACGGCGAGCCCGCCGGCCGTGAGGAAGGCGAGCAGGGTGCCGACCGGGAATCCGAGCATGAACAGCGAGTGGGCCCGGGAGCGGCGCTCGCTCGGATAGAGGTCCGACAGCAGGGACCCGGTGGCGGGCGCGTAACTGGACTCGCCGACACCGACGCCGACCCGGGACGCGAAGAACCCCCAGAAGCTGGTGAGCAGTCCGCCCGCCGCGGTGAAGGCGCTCCACACGAACAGGCCCCAGCCCGCGACGGCCGCGCGCGGGACCCGGTCGGCCAAGCGCCCCAGCGGGACCCCGGCGAGCGCCGCGACGAGCACGAACGCCGAAGCCAGAATTCCGACTTGTGTGTCGTCGAGCCCGAACTCGTCCTTGATGGGCTCCAGTACGACCGACGGCAGGGCCCGGTCGTAGAAGTTGAGCAGGTTGCCCACGAACAGCAGACCCAGCACGTAGCCCGCCCGGGAAGGCGGTGCGGCCGGGCGGTCCGAGGACTCGGGCGGGGTGAGGGAGCGTGCCACAGGAGAGGTCCCTTCGACGGTGAAGAGCGCCCGATATGGCATCCGGAACAAGGTCGCCACGAGCTCCGCCACAGTGTCGCCGCGGTCCTGCGCGCGGGCTACGGAATCCGCACCAGCATGCGGGCGACAACTTTGTTCTCCGGAACAAGATCCGTGGATAGCCTGACACCATGGAACCCGAGACGCCCACGGCCTGGCCGGTACGCCGGCGGATGCCGGACCTCGCCGCACTCGACGGGCCGACGCGCGCGGCCGTGGCCGCCGCCGTCGCGCGCCTGAGCACGCTGCACGAGGTCTTCGCCGACCGGTTCCTGGTGTCGGTCCGCAGCCATGTCCCCGGCTACGCGGTCCTCTCGGACGAGGACATCCGGGCCTCCGCCCGACGGTTCATGGACATCCTCGTCTCGGAGCTGACCTCGCTCCGGGTTCCCGACGCCGCGCTGCGCGAGATGCTCGGGCGCTACGCCGTCGAGCGCGCCGCCCGGGGAGTTCCGCTCGACGTGCTCGCCCTCGGCTACCAGTTGGGGTCGCGGGAGATGCTCGTCCTCCTGGACGAGGTCGCGGCCGAGGTGGACCTGCCCGCCGACCTCTTGCTCGCGGTCCACGACAGCACCTGGGAGTTCTCCAACGAGGCGTCCGCCGTGTTCGCCCGGGTCCAGCACGACCTGGCCGTGGAACGGGCCCACTTCGACGCCGAACGCCGCTCGGCCTTCGCGGCCGGTGTGCTCGGCGGCAGCCTCCCGGCGGAGCGGATCAACCGGGACGCGCACCTCTACGGGCTCGTCCCGCAGGCCCCCCATCTGGCGCTCGCGGCGCGCGCGGTGTCCGCCGACGAGGCCGACGCGGTCCGCCGCGCCGTCGCCGTGGCGGTGCGCGTCCCGGCGGACCGCCTGCTGCTCGCGCAGATCGGCCCGGACCTCGGCTTCATCGTGCCGAGAGCGCCGGAATCCCTCGCCGGCCACCTGGTGGCGGTCGGTCCGCCCCTTCCCCTCGACCGGCTCGCCGCCGGCTTCGAGGAGGCGGCCCTGGCGCTGGACACCGCCCTGCGGTTCGCCATGTCGGGGGTGGTGCGCCTCGGCGACCTCGGACCGCGGCCGCTCGTGCTGTCCGGCGACCGCACCGCCGAGGGGCTCGCCGTACGCCACCTGTCGCCGCTCGACGCCGCGGGCCGGTCGAACGCCGATATCGAGGAGACCGCGCGGACGTACCTCGCCTGCGACCAGAACGTACGTGACGCCGCCCGGCTGCTGGCGGTGCACCCGAACACCGTCCGGTACCGGGTGAACCGCTTCCAGCAGCTCACCGAGCTGGACCTGCGGCGCACCGAGGACCTGGTGACCGCGTGGTGGCTGCTCAACCGGCGACGGGGCTGAGGTGGGGAAAGGCCGCCGGGAGTGACCTTCAGGGTCCGTTAAGGACGGTCTGCGCATGCTCGGTCCCCCTCCCCGACCGATCCAGGACCCCTCCTCATGATTCGCTCGTTCAACCGCCGCCCGCAGAACCCCTCCCACGCGCAGGACCCCTCCCGCCGGAAGGCGCTCCCTCACCGGCGGGCCTCCGCCGTGGCGGCCGCACTGATGCTGACCGCCCTCACCGCCTGCTCCTCACTCAACGGGGTCGTCTCACCGGCCACCGTCCGCACCGCGGCCGCCCGCGCCGCGGGCCCGCACTCCTCCGCCCCGGTGGACTGCACCGTCGCCAAGTGCGTGGCCCTCACCTTCGACGGAGGCCCGAGCGCACCGACCCCGCGCCTGCTGGACTTCCTGAAGCGGGAGAAGATCAGGGCCACGTTCTTCCTCCAGGGGAAGGGGCACACCGACACCTATCCCGACACCGTGCGCCGCATGGCCGCCGAAGGCCATGAGATCGCGAACCACACCTGGTCGCACGAGGACCTGACCGGGCTCGCGCCGGACGCGATACGTGCCGAAATCGAGCCGGTCCAGCGGGACATAGAGAAGGCGACGGGCCGCGCGCCCACCCTCATGCGCCCTCCGGGCGGCGCCACCGACGACAAGGTGTCGAAGGTGATGAAG
Protein-coding sequences here:
- a CDS encoding PucR family transcriptional regulator, with the translated sequence MEPETPTAWPVRRRMPDLAALDGPTRAAVAAAVARLSTLHEVFADRFLVSVRSHVPGYAVLSDEDIRASARRFMDILVSELTSLRVPDAALREMLGRYAVERAARGVPLDVLALGYQLGSREMLVLLDEVAAEVDLPADLLLAVHDSTWEFSNEASAVFARVQHDLAVERAHFDAERRSAFAAGVLGGSLPAERINRDAHLYGLVPQAPHLALAARAVSADEADAVRRAVAVAVRVPADRLLLAQIGPDLGFIVPRAPESLAGHLVAVGPPLPLDRLAAGFEEAALALDTALRFAMSGVVRLGDLGPRPLVLSGDRTAEGLAVRHLSPLDAAGRSNADIEETARTYLACDQNVRDAARLLAVHPNTVRYRVNRFQQLTELDLRRTEDLVTAWWLLNRRRG
- a CDS encoding polysaccharide deacetylase family protein, with the protein product MIRSFNRRPQNPSHAQDPSRRKALPHRRASAVAAALMLTALTACSSLNGVVSPATVRTAAARAAGPHSSAPVDCTVAKCVALTFDGGPSAPTPRLLDFLKREKIRATFFLQGKGHTDTYPDTVRRMAAEGHEIANHTWSHEDLTGLAPDAIRAEIEPVQRDIEKATGRAPTLMRPPGGATDDKVSKVMKELGLAQVLWSVTAKDYATTDTALIVRRVLDRTERDGIILLHERYAGTIPAVPAIVRELHDRGYTFVTVSELLSPACPEPGKVYRP